CCGATCTGCTGGATGGGCTGGCGGCCTTTATAGAACAGTACTTCCATTACGGCAAATGAAGTTGGATTAAAGCCTTCGATTTTACTGCCATTCACGACATGTTCGTTGACGCTCTTGAATGACTTGGCAAACACCCGATACAGGTGCATAGCAAGCTGTGTATCGCGTTCATGTGACACCTTCATACATTCTCCCGCCTTTGATATGGACTCATGTCCTGAATTACTTCAAATCTAAGATTACGCTGAAATGAATAAATTCAACATGTGATTTGTCACAATGCAGCCGAAACATTTTCATTCTCCGGCTCCGTATCAACTACACCTCCAGCCCGATACGCCTTCTGAACGCCGATTTTATAATGAAATTATTCAGATAGGATGAAAAGGGTGGGGAACATGAATCAAGCACAAACCGTGGAATCAGAGGGATTAAAACCGCTGCTGCGCAATCGGAACTATATGTTATTGATGGGATCTCAGCTGGTGTCCAACATGGGAGAGTGGCTGTATATCATTGCGCTCTTGACGCTTGTCGGATTGAAATGGCAGGCCGCGCCCTGGGAAATAACGGCGATGACATTATGCATGGCCATTCCCGTTTTGATTGGCGGCCCTGTGGCAGGATGGATCGGTGACCGGTATGACCGCAAAAAAATCATGGTGATATCGGACGGGGTCAGAGTTTTTATCTTGATTGGGGTTTTGTTTGCAGGCAATCTAATACAAATTTATATACTGCTGATCGTTAAAGGCCTGATGGATGTCCTGTTCTCTCCTGCCAAGAGCGGCAAGATTAAAGAGATCGTAGACCCGAAGCACATCGATCAGGCGGTGACGATCAGTTCATCGATTGAGCAGTTGTCCAAGATCATCGGGCCGTCCTTGGGCGGTTTATTACTGGCGTTGTTCGGCATTCAGTTATGCTTCATTATCGATGCCGGCGCTTTTGTCGTATCGGCACTGTTTCTGCTTGGCGTGCCGGGTCGGAAGCAGCTTAAGCAGAAAGGATTGACCGGTGAGTCCCCAAATGAAGGGCATAGTGGACATGACGGACGAAAAAAATCCTTCTTCAAGGAAATCGGGGAAGGGGTTCAGCTGATCTATGGCATACCGCTGCTGCTGGGAGGCGTTGTTACGATATGCGCAGTAGTACTGGTGCTGCAGATGGCTGATTCTCAGATTGTAACCTTGTTCCGGTTGATTCCGAATATATCAGAAGATCTGCTTGGTTACTGTATTTCCGCCAGCGGCCTGGGCACGTTGATCGCAGCCATGTTTGTCCGCAAGTTGAGCTGGAGCACGCTTGCCAAGATGGGAATAGGCGCTGCCGCAGCGGGTTTGGTGTTTGCCGTATGTGCCGTAGTCGTCGTGACCGAAATGCCGCATCTGCTGCAGAGCGTGGTGCTGTTCGGATCCTTCTTTCTGGCGGGTGCAGGTGGAGGCTTCGTGCTTGTACCGTTCCAGATGCTGCTGATGAAGAGGACCCCGGAGCATATGACGAGCCGCGTATTCGGAACAGTCAATAGTCTTACCAGCGGTGCGGCGATCATCGGACCTACGCTCGGCGGCGCTCTCGTTACAGGCCTGGGACCTGTGCCGACTTATATCGTTGCAGGGCTTGGAACTGCTGCAGTGGGTGCCGTGCTGCTGCTGTTCAAAGGCAGAATCGAACGGAAGGATGAAGCCTCTGCCACAGGGAATGGAGTCCATAGGGGCCCTGAAACTTCTACGATGTAATGTAAGAGTATTTCACTAAATGCAACGAATCCCCGTCCATCTGCGTAATACTGAGAATAGGATTAATGGATGGGGTGTTAAGATGCATAAGATTCAAGAGAATGGACTTGAGCCCGAGCCGGTGCTGAAGGTGGATATTCAGCAGGCGGGTTAC
Above is a window of Paenibacillus sp. FSL K6-1330 DNA encoding:
- a CDS encoding MFS transporter, which translates into the protein MNQAQTVESEGLKPLLRNRNYMLLMGSQLVSNMGEWLYIIALLTLVGLKWQAAPWEITAMTLCMAIPVLIGGPVAGWIGDRYDRKKIMVISDGVRVFILIGVLFAGNLIQIYILLIVKGLMDVLFSPAKSGKIKEIVDPKHIDQAVTISSSIEQLSKIIGPSLGGLLLALFGIQLCFIIDAGAFVVSALFLLGVPGRKQLKQKGLTGESPNEGHSGHDGRKKSFFKEIGEGVQLIYGIPLLLGGVVTICAVVLVLQMADSQIVTLFRLIPNISEDLLGYCISASGLGTLIAAMFVRKLSWSTLAKMGIGAAAAGLVFAVCAVVVVTEMPHLLQSVVLFGSFFLAGAGGGFVLVPFQMLLMKRTPEHMTSRVFGTVNSLTSGAAIIGPTLGGALVTGLGPVPTYIVAGLGTAAVGAVLLLFKGRIERKDEASATGNGVHRGPETSTM